The DNA sequence CGTGCCACGCATCGACAATGAGCGGAACAATTTCCTTCTCCAGAAACTCTCTGACAGCACTCCTCACAAGCCTGTCCTCGTCACTCAAAAGCTCGTCAACGTTGTAGAAGTCAACTCCTCTGAACATCTGACCACCTCGAACTGTATGTATTTAAAATTTTCAAAATTTATTACATATAAGACTTTCGGAAAAATTTTGCCATAAAATCACAAATCACGAAACTCTTTGAAATCAACAAAAAGCTCGTTCACCTTGATATCCATTGAAACGCCCTTTTCATGGATGGGTGCAAGAAAATTCAGGCCTGCACTTACAATCATTCTCGCTCTTCGCCCTGCGGGTAGACCAAATCTCCTGTCGGCTGGATGCAGCAGTTTTATCACACCACCAATGCCTTTAGACTCGGCAAGCTCCAACTCCCTTCGTGCTATATCGATCGCATACCTGCTGAATGACCTTATGGCCACGATGATTTCTCCTCTTCCTTTTTCAATCACAGAGTGTACCGAAGTCAGTCCGGCCTTCAGTAAAAGCTGTCCCGGGCTCAAAGTCGTACCAACGTAGCTTATAAGCTCCGTTATCCCTCTGGGGTTCATATCCTCGACGCTCAGCAAAGCAGCGTATTCCGGATATGTGCTGATCCCGGCTCCCCTCAGAATCACGTCTAGAAGGGTGTTGGATATCGCCCCAAGAGCGAACTTTCCCTTTGGAACTCTGATTCCTCCTATTTCTTCCATTTCATCGGTGATGACGACCTTCTTTGCAATTAGAAACGGAAAGCCATCACAGATTTCCCGGATTGTCGATAGAACCATGTCGAAATCGTTTTTGTCAATAAAGGCAACATTTGTTGGTACAAGGCCCGAGAGAGAGTACACGTCGAAATCGCAGAAGTAAACATTGAACTCTATTCTTTCCGAGAACTCTCCAAGCCGTTCAAAGGCACTCTTCCTTTTAAGCTCCTTCAGCCCTTTTTCAGTCAGCTCAGCTTTTCCACCACTGTTTCTCCTGACCAGTCCCTTTTCCTCAAGTTTTTTCAGGTGATACCTGACAGTCCTCGCTCTAATGCTTACACCGCGAAGCTCGAGCTCTTTTTCGATTTCGATCGAGCTCAAAGCACCCGATTCCTCGAGAATGCTCAGAATCTCCTCCTCGACCATCGATGGATATTTCTAATTAAAGATAAATACTTTTTTCATTTTACCTCATATACACCAAGCTTCTTCTGTGAGTAGGAAACAAGCCTGCTAAGCGGTATGGTCATGAGGAGATAGAAGAGGGCCACTCCGAGAAACGGTGTCCACGCATTGAAGGTCGTGTTGACAATCTGTCTCCCAACCCTTGTCAGCTCAACTATAGATATCACGGAGAGAAGTGAGGAATCCTTGAGCAGTGCTATAAACTCGTTGCCCAGAGCCGGAAGTATGTTGCGGAACGCCTGAGGAAAAATGACGTAACGCATCGCCTGGAGGTAGGTCATCCCTAGACTTCTTGCAGCCTCCATCTGGCCGAGAGGAATTGATTCTATTCCAACCCTTACTATTTCCGCTATGTAAGCTCCGCTGCATACACTCAGAGCGATTATTCCAGCCGGCTCAGGTTGCAGATTTATCCCAATTGCCGGAAGACCAAAATAAACAATGAGGATCTGGACAAGAAGCGGAGTACCTCTTATAACCTCAACATATGCGGTAGAGAGTGCAAAAGGAATTAAGTTTTTTGAGACCCTTCCAAGCCCGGCAATGGTGCCTATAATCAACCCAAAAAGTATTGACACCAGAGTGAGCTTCAAAGTTACCATCGCACCAAATGCAAGGTCCGGTATTATCCTGATGAACAGATCCACGTCGAACTGATTTATGGCCGCCATCGCACTGGGAAAAAAGTTAAGATATAAAAAAATTTTTTCTTACTCTCCAAACCACTTCTTGTAGATTTTATCGTACGTTCCGTCCTCCTTGATCTCCTTTAACGCCTGATTTATTGCCTTCAAAAGCTCAGGGTTATCCTTGTTGACCGCTATACCGTAGTACTCCGGTGGGAAGGCGGGATCCTCAACAACCCTGTAAACTTTCGGGTTCTCCTTCACAGCGAGGTATGCAACGAAGTTATCTATGATGGCAGCGTCAGCATCACCTTTCTGAACGGCCATCAGAGCCTCTGGAGTGCCCTCAAATCTTTTTATCTCCACTATTTTGATGCCTTTCTCGTCTATGAGTCTCTGAGCAGCAAAATCACCGGTTGTACCCTGCTGCACCGCAACCACCTTCCCAGCAAGGTCCTGAGCGCTGTTGATGCTTTTGTCGTCAGCCCTTGTCAGAATCACCTGCTTTGCCTCGAAGTACGGGTCACTGAAATCCACCTGCTTCTTCCTCTCTTCCGTGATAGTCATTGCTGAACATATCACGTCGTATTTGTGGGCCTGAAGTCCCGGAATGATACCGTCCCAGGCTGTGTTAACGAATTTCACCTCCAGACCAAGTCTTTTTGCTATTTCTGTCATCAGATCTATGTCAAATCCCGTGTACTTACCCGTCTTTTCATCGGTATACTCAAATGGAGGATATGCGATGTCACTTCCAACAGTCAGTACACCTTTCTCAACCAGCTTGATTTTCTGCTCTTCCTGGGCCTGCTGCTGTGCGCATCCGAGTACCAGAACAGCCGCCAGAATTAACAATATCGGAACAATTTTTTTCATATCAACACCTCGCCTTTACCATGTTTGGATACTTAAAAAATTTTCGATACTTAAAAGGTTAAGTTTTTAAACAAAATTTGGGGTCTGGGAGAAATGAGAAGATTGCACGCAGATCTCGGGCTTATGGTCGTTGCTTTAATATGGGGTTCGACTTTTCCCGTGGTTAAGGTAGCGCTGGAAAGCATGTCCCCGTTTGCGTTTAATACTGTCAGATTTTTTATCGCATGCCTGTTCTTCTTACCTTTTTTAAGAGGCTGGGATTTCAAAGCCGGTTTTAAAATTGGCATAGCCTCGTTTCTCGGATACACATTCCAGACGGTGGGTCTGGAGTACACCACAGCAACAAATGCGGGATTCATAACCTCAACCTATGTTGTTCTGGCCCCGATAATCTCATGGCTGGTTTACAAGGATTTATTCGACAGAAGAGACGTGTTTGGTGTGTTTCTGGCGTTTATTGGCTTCTA is a window from the Archaeoglobus neptunius genome containing:
- a CDS encoding NrpR regulatory domain-containing protein translates to MVEEEILSILEESGALSSIEIEKELELRGVSIRARTVRYHLKKLEEKGLVRRNSGGKAELTEKGLKELKRKSAFERLGEFSERIEFNVYFCDFDVYSLSGLVPTNVAFIDKNDFDMVLSTIREICDGFPFLIAKKVVITDEMEEIGGIRVPKGKFALGAISNTLLDVILRGAGISTYPEYAALLSVEDMNPRGITELISYVGTTLSPGQLLLKAGLTSVHSVIEKGRGEIIVAIRSFSRYAIDIARRELELAESKGIGGVIKLLHPADRRFGLPAGRRARMIVSAGLNFLAPIHEKGVSMDIKVNELFVDFKEFRDL
- a CDS encoding amino acid ABC transporter permease — its product is MAAINQFDVDLFIRIIPDLAFGAMVTLKLTLVSILFGLIIGTIAGLGRVSKNLIPFALSTAYVEVIRGTPLLVQILIVYFGLPAIGINLQPEPAGIIALSVCSGAYIAEIVRVGIESIPLGQMEAARSLGMTYLQAMRYVIFPQAFRNILPALGNEFIALLKDSSLLSVISIVELTRVGRQIVNTTFNAWTPFLGVALFYLLMTIPLSRLVSYSQKKLGVYEVK
- a CDS encoding basic amino acid ABC transporter substrate-binding protein → MKKIVPILLILAAVLVLGCAQQQAQEEQKIKLVEKGVLTVGSDIAYPPFEYTDEKTGKYTGFDIDLMTEIAKRLGLEVKFVNTAWDGIIPGLQAHKYDVICSAMTITEERKKQVDFSDPYFEAKQVILTRADDKSINSAQDLAGKVVAVQQGTTGDFAAQRLIDEKGIKIVEIKRFEGTPEALMAVQKGDADAAIIDNFVAYLAVKENPKVYRVVEDPAFPPEYYGIAVNKDNPELLKAINQALKEIKEDGTYDKIYKKWFGE